One Nerophis lumbriciformis linkage group LG19, RoL_Nlum_v2.1, whole genome shotgun sequence DNA segment encodes these proteins:
- the tmub1 gene encoding transmembrane and ubiquitin-like domain-containing protein 1, which yields MALIEGVGDEVTLLFGVMIVFLVLLLAWISTRTSEPLDHLLDSSTSSTLPQRTPHQDVPSTSAGESHTTGTPPLAVSPEEVKEEGEGSIREAAEDVDAGRSDEDSQRNMVVRLKFLNDTEKTARVKAQDTIGYIKRTYFAGQEQQVRLIYQGQLLQDDTITLESLHLAHNCVLHCHISPHATRAAVGAGPADQVQVALNVGSLMVPLLVLMLSVLWYCQIQYRQFFTAPATASLVGITIFLSLVAFGVYRR from the exons ATGGCGTTGATCGAGGGTGTGGGAGACGAGGTGACGCTGTTGTTTGGGGTGATGATCGTTTTCCTGGTGCTGCTGCTGGCCTGGATCTCGACCCGCACATCAGAACCGCTGGATCACCTGTTGGACTCATCTACAAGCTCTACCCTTCCTCAGAGGACCCCCCACCAGGACGTGCCCTCAACCTCTGCTGGCGAGAGCCACACGACCGGGACTCCTCCCCTCGCCGTCTCTCCCGAGGAAGTTAAAGAGGAGGGCGAAGGAAGTATACGGGAGGCAGCGGAGGATGTAGATGCGGGGAGAAGCGACGAGGACTCCCAGAGAAACATGGTAGTCAGACTGAAGTTCTTGAACGACACAGAGAAAACAGCACGGGTCAAAGCTCAGGACACCATAGGATACATTAAAAG GACCTACTTTGCGGGCCAAGAGCAGCAGGTGCGTCTCATCTATCAAGGCCAGCTGCTGCAGGATGACACCATCACACTGGAGTCCCTCCACTTGGCTCACAACTGCGTGTTGCACTGTCACATTTCTCCGCACGCCACACGGGCAGCGGTGGGGGCGGGCCCTGCAGACCAGGTGCAGGTGGCACTCAATGTGGGGAGCCTCATGGTCCCGCTGCTGGTTCTCATGCTGTCGGTGCTTTGGTACTGTCAGATTCAGTACCGTCAGTTCTTCACGGCACCCGCCACCGCCTCGCTGGTGGGAATCACCATTTTCCTCAGCTTGGTGGCCTTCGGCGTTTATCGCCGCTAG